From the genome of Solibacillus sp. FSL H8-0538:
TCAGGATTAGTGAATGGGATTGCTACAATATTATTAATTATTTTTATAGATCCTAAGCTCTCAATACTTGCCGATGATGTGATCAATCAAAAGGGGAGCTACTTTAGTCTAAAAAGTGCCTCTATTATGATGGTGACGTCGCGTTTGTTGGGAACGCTATTAGCTCAAGCATTATTTATCCCAGGCGCAAAGTATATTGCCTGGCTAACACAATTCATAGTGTAGATATGTAAGGAAATGGAGTTTTAAAATATGGAATGTGTATTTTTAACTTAAGAGCAAGGGCATTTTACTACAATAATAACGTCAAGAAGATTAATATTTTGGAGGGCATATCATGAAAAGTATTTGGCAAGAAGACAATGATTATTACAAGCTGGAACCGTTATTAAATGCAATGGTAGCTAGTGCAGAAGAAAAACTGAATGTGAAATTACCTAATTCATACATAAAGATTCTTAAACAACAGAACGGTGGTTGTATTAAATATGATGCTTACCCATCTACAGTTCCAACCTCGTGGGCGGATGACCATGTTCACATAAATCATAATTTAGGCATAGGTGAAAAAAACAGCATATTAGAAAGCGAGTATCTCATACAAGAATGGGAGTTACCGAGAAATATAGTCTTACTATCTGGTGATGGGCATTCATGGATTGCTTTAGATTATCGAAAAACCAATGAAAATCCTCAAGTGATTTACATTGATTGTGAAGCGAATCAACAAGTAAAGTTAGCAAACTCTTTTGATGAATTTTTGCAAGGCTTATATGTAGCAGCAGAAATTGTTGAAGAGAATGGCGAAGTTTATGTTGAAAGGGAATGGACTCAAGAAGAAGTTGAGATAGCATTATCATCAAACGATAATGAAAAGATTATTAGAGCTTTTAACTATCTCTATGCCAATCCAAATATTAATGACTATTCACCTGTTGTTGAACACGGCTTACTGGACCTTCTGCAACATGCTGATGAAAAAATAAAAATGATAGCAGCCACATATGCAACTCATTTCAATGAAAAAAAGCAATTGTCTTCGGAATTTGTTGGAAAAATGATTGCAATCCTTCGAAGTGATGTGGAGTTAGAAGGTTATTTACCAATGTTTTGAAGATAAAAAATTCGTTAACGCAGAGTTGTATTTCCTGCTGTAATCGCCTAACAATTATAAATTCTGACATCCTATGAAATTATGAATTTTAATTAACTGAAAAAAGTGGTTGACTAAATTTTCCTATGCACATATACTCAACGTTAAGTATATAATATTGAGTAAGTGAAGGCTGTTGAAAACATCTCGTATTTAGAGTGTTTTATTTTTTACACCAATAATCAATGTTGAATATATAACGTTAATCAAATAGGGGGTAGGAAATTGAGGAATTGTTTAATTCATGTGAAGGATCTAGAAAAAAGTTTCGGTGCTAAAAAAGCTGTCGACAATATTTCATTTCAAATTTATGAAGGAGAAGTCGTTGTAATTATTGGTCCGAACGGTGCAGGGAAAACAACTACACTGAATATGATTTTAGGATTAGAGCAGAAAACAACAGGTGAAATTAATTTCTGGACTGAACACTACAAATCGTTAATCGGTGTGCAGCTTCAATCTACACCATTTTTCCCCGATTTAACCGCAAAGGAAAATTTACAACTATTTGCTTGCTTTTATCGGAAAAAATTAACTAAAGAAGAAATAACGGCACTCTTTCAGTTATGTTCACTAGCGGATGTTCAGAATACGGAAGTAACGAAGCTTTCGGGTGGGCAACAAAAGAGGCTTTCTATCGCTTTAGCAATCGTGCACCAGCCATCGCTTATTTTTCTGGATGAACCAACAGCCGCGCTTGATCCACGCTCAAGACAGGAAATTCATCAAACAATAGTAAACATTAAAAACGAAGGGAAAACGGTTGTTTTAACATCTCATGATATGGATGAGGCAAGTAAACTAGCAGATCGCGTGCTGTTCTTTTATAAAGGAGCCATTATTGCGGAAGGCTCGATTGATGAACTATTCGACAAATATGACATGAACAATTTAGAGGAGCTGTATATGTTTTTAACGAAGGAGGAATTGAATTGACAACGATTTTTACATTGATGTTGAAGCATACTTTATCCGATAAAATCTCGCTTTTTTACGCGATTTTATTTCCTTTAGGAATGATGGCCGGGATTAGCTATTTCGTTGATTCTCAAGACTATTTGCCGTTCCTTCTAACTGGGATAATAAGTATGAGTATTTTGTTTTGGAGTATGCAAGGTTTAGCTTTTCAAATTTATCGTCAAAAAAGTAAAGGTGTTTATCAGCTATTAAAAATTACACCGATGAAATTAACTGAATTCATCGCGATTATGATGATTGTTAGAACGCTCGTCGCCTTTGTAATTAACATACTACTTTTAGTAGGAGGATTCTATTTCTTTAATATTAACTTTACGGCTATGTCCGTCATTCAATGTGCAGGGATTATACTTGCGTCATCTCTATGTTTCTCAGCAATCGGCTTCTTCATAAGCAACGTTGCGAAAAATGAAGGTCAAATTAATGCATTTAGTAATATTTTATTTCTACCAATGATTTTCTGCACTGAAGCATTTTATTCTCTCCAATCGGTACCTAACTGGATCAATGCTATTGGAAAGTGCCTCCCATTTCATTACGT
Proteins encoded in this window:
- a CDS encoding ABC transporter permease; amino-acid sequence: MTTIFTLMLKHTLSDKISLFYAILFPLGMMAGISYFVDSQDYLPFLLTGIISMSILFWSMQGLAFQIYRQKSKGVYQLLKITPMKLTEFIAIMMIVRTLVAFVINILLLVGGFYFFNINFTAMSVIQCAGIILASSLCFSAIGFFISNVAKNEGQINAFSNILFLPMIFCTEAFYSLQSVPNWINAIGKCLPFHYVITSFRAAIGVQDGSVLIAITIILGFTILFFILTLFTSVNKNPFIHREKLLSKNNI
- a CDS encoding ABC transporter ATP-binding protein; the encoded protein is MRNCLIHVKDLEKSFGAKKAVDNISFQIYEGEVVVIIGPNGAGKTTTLNMILGLEQKTTGEINFWTEHYKSLIGVQLQSTPFFPDLTAKENLQLFACFYRKKLTKEEITALFQLCSLADVQNTEVTKLSGGQQKRLSIALAIVHQPSLIFLDEPTAALDPRSRQEIHQTIVNIKNEGKTVVLTSHDMDEASKLADRVLFFYKGAIIAEGSIDELFDKYDMNNLEELYMFLTKEELN
- a CDS encoding SMI1/KNR4 family protein, whose protein sequence is MKSIWQEDNDYYKLEPLLNAMVASAEEKLNVKLPNSYIKILKQQNGGCIKYDAYPSTVPTSWADDHVHINHNLGIGEKNSILESEYLIQEWELPRNIVLLSGDGHSWIALDYRKTNENPQVIYIDCEANQQVKLANSFDEFLQGLYVAAEIVEENGEVYVEREWTQEEVEIALSSNDNEKIIRAFNYLYANPNINDYSPVVEHGLLDLLQHADEKIKMIAATYATHFNEKKQLSSEFVGKMIAILRSDVELEGYLPMF